In one Mesorhizobium australicum genomic region, the following are encoded:
- a CDS encoding glutamate-5-semialdehyde dehydrogenase — MLTKAETSGQDIARLMAQIGRDARAAARPLAIASTERKNAALRAMADAIVANEKTILEANAIDLANGVESKLSPAMMDRLKLDPARIAAIITGIREIADLKDPVGEVIAAWDRPNGLKIERVRTPLGVVGVIFESRPNVTADAGALCFKAGNPVILRAGSDSANSSAAIHACLVEGLKAEGLPEAAIQLVPVTDRAAVGEMLKGLDGNLDVIVPRGGKSLVARVQNEARVPVFAHLEGICHLYIDKSADLDMAVKIAVNAKMRRTGICGSAETLLVDRAVANTHLVPILNALAKAGCAIRASAEVLTLYPQAEAATDADWTTEYLDAIISVTLVDGVGGAIDHIETYSSHHTEAIVAEDPAAVQRFFNEIDSAILLHNASTQFADGGEFGMGAEIGIATGKMHARGPVGVEQLTSFKYRVRGSGQVRA, encoded by the coding sequence ATGCTGACGAAAGCAGAGACGTCCGGACAGGACATCGCCCGGCTCATGGCGCAGATCGGCCGCGACGCCCGCGCCGCCGCGCGGCCGCTGGCGATCGCCAGCACCGAGCGAAAGAACGCAGCACTCCGCGCCATGGCCGATGCGATCGTGGCGAACGAGAAGACGATCCTCGAAGCCAACGCGATCGACCTGGCGAACGGCGTGGAATCGAAGCTGTCGCCCGCGATGATGGACCGGCTCAAGCTCGATCCGGCGCGCATCGCCGCGATCATCACGGGCATCCGCGAGATCGCCGACCTGAAGGACCCTGTCGGCGAGGTGATCGCGGCCTGGGATCGGCCGAACGGGCTGAAGATCGAGCGCGTGCGCACGCCGCTCGGCGTCGTCGGTGTCATCTTCGAGAGCCGGCCGAACGTGACGGCTGACGCCGGCGCGCTGTGCTTCAAGGCCGGCAATCCGGTGATCCTGCGCGCCGGCTCGGATTCGGCCAACTCGTCCGCCGCGATCCACGCCTGCCTGGTCGAAGGGCTGAAGGCCGAAGGCCTGCCCGAGGCCGCGATCCAGCTCGTGCCGGTGACGGACCGCGCCGCGGTGGGCGAGATGCTGAAGGGTCTCGACGGCAATCTCGACGTGATCGTGCCGCGTGGGGGCAAGAGCCTCGTCGCGCGCGTGCAGAACGAGGCGCGCGTGCCGGTCTTCGCGCATCTCGAAGGTATCTGCCATCTCTACATCGACAAGTCGGCCGATCTCGACATGGCGGTGAAGATCGCCGTCAACGCCAAGATGCGCCGCACCGGCATCTGCGGCTCGGCCGAGACGCTGCTCGTCGACCGCGCCGTGGCGAACACGCATCTCGTGCCGATCCTGAACGCCCTTGCCAAAGCCGGCTGCGCCATCCGCGCCAGCGCCGAGGTATTGACGCTCTATCCGCAGGCGGAGGCGGCGACCGACGCCGACTGGACGACGGAATATCTCGACGCGATCATCTCCGTGACGCTGGTGGACGGCGTCGGCGGCGCGATCGACCATATCGAGACCTATTCCTCGCACCACACCGAGGCGATCGTCGCGGAGGACCCGGCGGCGGTGCAGCGCTTCTTCAACGAGATCGATTCCGCCATCCTGCTGCACAACGCCTCGACCCAGTTCGCCGATGGCGGCGAGTTCGGCATGGGCGCGGAGATCGGCATCGCCACCGGCAAGATGCATGCGCGCGGCCCGGTCGGCGTCGAGCAGCTCACCTCGTTCAAATACCGCGTCCGCGGCTCGGGCCAGGTGCGGGCGTGA
- a CDS encoding GNAT family N-acetyltransferase: MHILVTKRLTLRKPTMLDAEQIAAGLSNWNVARMLTQVPYPYFVKDAEEWIEHVSADADSHVYTIHREQLVGVVAIEGGGPQPRLGYWLAEHVHGHGYMTEAAGALIAHAFDTTPIWAIESAALTDNPASLRVQEKLGFAITGLRDVYSRSRGDGAQVVTTRLSAASWRAGLGRVEKSAA; encoded by the coding sequence ATGCACATCCTCGTCACCAAGCGCCTGACGCTTCGCAAGCCGACCATGCTCGACGCCGAGCAGATCGCCGCCGGCCTGTCGAACTGGAACGTGGCCCGCATGCTGACCCAGGTGCCCTACCCTTACTTCGTCAAAGACGCGGAAGAATGGATCGAGCACGTCTCGGCCGATGCCGACAGTCATGTCTACACGATCCACCGCGAGCAACTCGTCGGCGTCGTCGCGATCGAGGGCGGTGGGCCGCAGCCGCGCCTGGGCTACTGGCTCGCCGAGCACGTACACGGCCACGGCTACATGACCGAGGCCGCGGGCGCGCTGATCGCGCACGCCTTCGACACGACGCCGATCTGGGCGATCGAGTCGGCGGCGCTGACCGACAACCCCGCCTCGCTGCGCGTGCAGGAGAAGCTCGGCTTCGCCATCACCGGCCTGAGGGACGTCTATTCGCGTTCCAGGGGCGACGGCGCCCAGGTCGTGACCACGCGCCTGTCGGCCGCCTCATGGCGCGCCGGTCTCGGCCGGGTCGAGAAGAGCGCGGCCTGA
- the rplU gene encoding 50S ribosomal protein L21, which translates to MFAVIKTGGKQYRVAANDVLKIEKVAGEVGDIVEIGFVLAHGEGENVTIGAPFVDGAVVAAEVLEQGHAKTVIAFKKRRRQNSRRKRGHRQLLTTVKITEILTGGAKPAKKAAAKAEAKAEAAAPVATLFTAPKGKADDLTVIKGIGPVAAGQLNEQGITTFKQIAKLSDADIETIDANMPFSADQIRDWRDQAKELAK; encoded by the coding sequence ATGTTCGCAGTCATCAAAACGGGCGGCAAGCAGTATCGCGTCGCCGCCAATGATGTGTTGAAGATCGAGAAGGTCGCCGGCGAAGTCGGCGACATCGTTGAAATCGGCTTCGTGCTGGCGCACGGTGAAGGTGAAAACGTGACGATCGGCGCTCCCTTCGTGGACGGCGCGGTCGTGGCGGCCGAGGTCCTGGAGCAGGGCCATGCCAAGACCGTCATCGCCTTCAAGAAGCGCCGCCGCCAGAACTCGCGCCGCAAGCGCGGCCATCGCCAGCTGCTGACCACGGTCAAGATCACCGAGATCCTGACGGGTGGCGCGAAGCCGGCGAAGAAGGCCGCAGCGAAGGCCGAGGCCAAGGCGGAAGCCGCTGCTCCGGTCGCGACCCTGTTCACCGCGCCGAAGGGCAAGGCGGACGACCTGACTGTGATCAAGGGCATCGGCCCGGTGGCTGCCGGCCAGCTCAACGAGCAGGGCATCACGACCTTCAAGCAGATCGCGAAGCTGAGCGACGCCGACATCGAGACGATCGATGCGAACATGCCGTTCTCGGCCGACCAGATCCGCGATTGGCGCGATCAGGCGAAGGAACTGGCGAAGTAA
- a CDS encoding MFS transporter yields MTAASAPARGDAETPVAGVAGVILAMALAAIGNGLMFAYIPVRLGAEGYAPTWAGLILTALSAGGIAGCLLTAWLVRRVGHARAYMVFSALIVLSNALVGMAVDPVVWIVARALYGFAICGMFVVAQSWLNDAVGNTIRGRVMAIFYVSYIVGLGVGSYLMGFLDISTPMAPIAGVAFTAASILPVGLTQLRQPPPPQGAAVAVREAWRISPVGVAGMLAVGGLSMMIAGFAPIHATASGYSQREVAALMFAMPLGTLVFQIPFGWISDRTDRRYVLIVAAALVVVAGLAASRFDGGSLGLMIAIYLVWSGASESIYSLSSAHANDRASKEELVRLSGTMLFLWSVSGFIVPGLGTALTAAFGTASFMIVAIVIAALFCAFTIWRVIRSPRVPADETGAFTPLSAQTPLPVPPAEQ; encoded by the coding sequence ATGACAGCAGCATCCGCCCCTGCCCGCGGCGACGCGGAAACACCGGTCGCCGGGGTCGCCGGCGTGATCCTTGCCATGGCGCTCGCCGCCATCGGCAACGGGCTGATGTTCGCCTATATCCCGGTCCGGCTCGGCGCGGAGGGATATGCCCCGACATGGGCCGGCCTGATCCTCACCGCCCTCTCGGCCGGCGGCATCGCCGGCTGCCTGCTCACGGCCTGGCTGGTGAGGCGGGTCGGCCATGCGCGCGCCTACATGGTGTTCTCGGCGCTGATCGTGCTCTCCAACGCGCTGGTCGGCATGGCGGTCGACCCGGTTGTCTGGATCGTCGCCCGCGCGCTCTACGGCTTCGCCATCTGCGGCATGTTCGTGGTGGCGCAAAGCTGGCTCAACGATGCGGTCGGCAACACGATCCGCGGCCGCGTGATGGCGATCTTCTATGTCAGCTACATCGTCGGCCTCGGCGTCGGCTCTTACCTGATGGGATTCCTCGATATCTCGACGCCAATGGCGCCGATCGCTGGTGTCGCCTTCACCGCCGCATCGATCCTGCCGGTCGGCCTGACGCAGTTGCGCCAGCCGCCACCGCCGCAAGGCGCGGCGGTGGCGGTTCGGGAGGCGTGGCGCATCTCGCCGGTCGGCGTCGCCGGCATGCTGGCCGTCGGCGGCCTGTCGATGATGATCGCTGGCTTCGCGCCGATCCACGCCACGGCCAGCGGCTACTCGCAGCGGGAAGTGGCGGCGCTGATGTTCGCCATGCCGCTCGGCACGCTCGTCTTTCAGATCCCGTTCGGCTGGATCTCAGACCGCACCGACAGGCGCTACGTGCTGATCGTCGCCGCCGCACTCGTCGTCGTCGCTGGCCTGGCGGCAAGCCGCTTCGACGGCGGGTCTCTCGGCCTGATGATCGCGATCTATCTGGTCTGGAGCGGCGCCAGCGAGTCGATCTATTCGCTCTCCTCGGCCCATGCCAACGACCGCGCCTCGAAGGAGGAACTGGTCCGGCTGTCGGGCACGATGCTGTTCCTCTGGTCGGTGTCGGGTTTCATCGTGCCCGGCCTCGGCACGGCGCTGACGGCGGCGTTCGGCACGGCCTCGTTCATGATCGTCGCGATCGTCATCGCCGCGCTCTTCTGCGCCTTCACGATATGGCGGGTCATCCGCTCCCCGCGCGTTCCGGCCGACGAGACCGGCGCATTCACGCCGCTGTCGGCGCAGACCCCGCTTCCCGTTCCTCCGGCGGAGCAGTAG
- the rlmH gene encoding 23S rRNA (pseudouridine(1915)-N(3))-methyltransferase RlmH gives MRIGVHAVGRMKAGPERDLAARYFDRFAKAGPAIGLEWAGVAEIAESRAQTAALRKQEEGRALGAASQGSALILLDETGKSIGSEAFAARIGELRDGGARSLLFAIGGADGHDPDLRKTASLVLSFGAMTWPHQIVRVMLAEQLYRAATILSGHPYHRA, from the coding sequence ATGCGGATTGGAGTTCATGCCGTCGGCCGCATGAAAGCGGGCCCGGAGCGGGATCTCGCCGCCCGTTATTTCGACCGCTTCGCCAAGGCAGGACCGGCCATCGGGCTCGAATGGGCCGGTGTCGCCGAGATTGCCGAAAGCCGCGCCCAGACCGCGGCGCTGCGCAAGCAGGAAGAAGGCCGCGCGCTCGGCGCGGCATCCCAGGGCTCCGCCCTGATTCTCCTCGACGAAACCGGAAAATCCATCGGCTCCGAAGCCTTCGCCGCCCGCATCGGCGAGTTGCGCGACGGCGGTGCGCGCTCGCTCCTGTTCGCGATCGGCGGGGCGGACGGGCATGACCCGGATCTCAGGAAGACCGCTTCCCTCGTCCTCTCCTTCGGCGCGATGACCTGGCCGCACCAGATCGTGCGCGTCATGCTCGCCGAACAGCTCTATCGCGCGGCGACCATCCTGTCGGGGCATCCCTACCACCGCGCCTGA
- the obgE gene encoding GTPase ObgE produces the protein MKFLDQAKVYIKSGDGGAGSVSFRREKFIEFGGPDGGDGGRGGDVWIEAVDGLNTLIDYRYQQHFRAKTGMHGMGRNMAGGKGADVILKVPAGTQVYEEDNETLIADLTEVGQRFKIAEGGNGGFGNTHFKTSTNQAPRRANPGLPGQEMTIWLRLKLIADAGIVGLPNAGKSTFLASVTAAKPKIADYPFTTLHPGLGVARVDAREFVIADIPGLIEGAHEGVGIGDRFLGHVERTRVLLHLVSAQEESPAKAYKTVRGELEAYGHGLDEKPEVVVLSQVDTLDADARKKKVASLKRAAGHAPLLMSAVTREGVEEVLRALMVHVEDARRAEEPPAPDDRWSL, from the coding sequence ATGAAGTTCCTCGACCAGGCGAAAGTCTACATAAAATCCGGCGACGGCGGCGCCGGATCGGTGTCGTTCCGTCGCGAGAAATTCATCGAGTTCGGCGGGCCGGACGGCGGCGACGGCGGGCGCGGCGGCGACGTATGGATCGAGGCGGTGGACGGCCTCAACACGCTCATCGACTACCGCTACCAGCAGCATTTCCGCGCCAAGACCGGCATGCACGGCATGGGCCGCAACATGGCCGGCGGCAAGGGCGCCGACGTGATCCTCAAGGTGCCCGCGGGAACGCAGGTCTATGAAGAGGACAACGAGACGCTGATCGCCGACCTGACCGAGGTCGGCCAGCGCTTCAAGATCGCCGAAGGCGGCAATGGCGGTTTCGGCAATACGCATTTCAAGACCTCGACCAACCAGGCGCCTCGCCGCGCCAATCCCGGCCTGCCGGGCCAGGAGATGACGATCTGGCTGCGCCTGAAGCTGATCGCCGACGCGGGCATCGTCGGCCTGCCCAACGCCGGCAAGTCGACCTTCCTCGCCTCGGTGACGGCCGCGAAGCCCAAGATCGCGGACTATCCCTTCACGACGCTGCATCCCGGCCTCGGCGTGGCGCGGGTCGATGCGCGCGAATTCGTCATCGCCGACATTCCGGGTCTGATCGAAGGCGCACATGAGGGCGTGGGCATCGGCGACCGTTTCCTCGGCCATGTCGAACGCACCCGTGTTCTGCTCCATCTCGTCTCCGCGCAGGAGGAAAGCCCGGCCAAGGCCTACAAGACCGTCCGCGGCGAACTGGAGGCCTATGGCCACGGGCTCGACGAGAAGCCGGAGGTCGTGGTGCTGTCGCAGGTCGACACGCTCGACGCCGATGCGCGCAAGAAGAAGGTGGCGAGCCTGAAGCGCGCCGCCGGGCATGCGCCTCTGCTGATGTCCGCCGTTACCCGCGAGGGCGTAGAGGAAGTGCTGCGGGCGCTGATGGTGCATGTCGAGGATGCGAGGCGAGCGGAGGAGCCACCGGCGCCGGACGACCGCTGGTCGCTCTGA
- the rsfS gene encoding ribosome silencing factor has product MPSTVGNSDNSASPALRTVLDSLDDSKAENIISIDIQGKSSLGDHMVIASGRSNRHVAAVADHLLKALKDGGFGTAKVEGLPGADWVLIDAGDIIVHVFRPEVREFYNLEKMWMAPDLEEETVH; this is encoded by the coding sequence ATGCCTTCGACGGTCGGGAACAGCGACAACAGCGCCTCCCCGGCCTTGCGGACAGTCCTTGACAGTCTCGATGACTCCAAGGCCGAAAACATCATCTCCATCGACATTCAGGGCAAGTCCAGTCTGGGCGACCACATGGTGATCGCGTCCGGCCGGTCGAACCGTCATGTCGCGGCCGTCGCCGACCACCTTCTTAAAGCGTTGAAGGATGGCGGTTTCGGCACTGCGAAGGTCGAGGGACTTCCGGGCGCCGACTGGGTGCTGATCGATGCGGGCGACATCATCGTCCACGTCTTCAGGCCCGAGGTGCGCGAGTTCTACAACCTCGAGAAGATGTGGATGGCGCCGGACCTGGAGGAAGAGACGGTTCACTGA
- the rpmA gene encoding 50S ribosomal protein L27: MAHKKAGGSSRNGRDSESKRLGVKKFGGEAVLAGNIIVRQRGTKMHPGVNVGMGTDHTLFATQAGAVAFQKKANGRTYVSVNPIQDAAE; the protein is encoded by the coding sequence ATGGCACACAAGAAAGCTGGCGGTTCGTCGCGCAACGGTCGCGACTCCGAATCGAAGCGTCTGGGCGTGAAGAAGTTCGGCGGCGAGGCAGTTCTCGCCGGCAACATCATCGTTCGTCAGCGCGGCACCAAGATGCACCCCGGCGTCAACGTCGGCATGGGCACGGACCATACCCTGTTTGCTACGCAAGCCGGCGCCGTCGCCTTCCAGAAAAAAGCCAATGGCCGAACCTACGTGTCGGTAAACCCGATTCAGGACGCAGCGGAGTAG
- the rsmB gene encoding 16S rRNA (cytosine(967)-C(5))-methyltransferase RsmB: MVVTSPARAKRKAPSKTGRAVPAASAPGLAARLAATRLLAAVVEARTPLDGMTDGQHGHPQYRALDERDRGLVRAILVSALRHRKTIEAMIAERLDRPLPANAHTLSHILHVALAQMLFLDVPDSAAVDLAVEQAKADPRTQRFASLVNAVLRGIGRDKEQALPRLLSATRDAPDWFVRRMEAAYGAAQTDAILAAHRLEPPIDFTVKNDAAGWAEKFGGIVLPTGSVRLAGLDRAVSDLPGYAEGSWWVQDAAAALPAKLMGDVAGKRVADLCAAPGGKTAQLAVAGAKVTAVEISANRLKRLATNLARLGLEAELVSADLTTFEPAEQFEAVLLDAPCSSTGTVRRHPDVLWTKTEADIAKLAEVQRALLGHAARLVKTGGTLVFSNCSLDPLEGENLVRAFLAETPDLSLDPIRPDEIAGIAGFVTPDGFLRTTPAGLPMETAQLSGLDGFFAARLRKL; encoded by the coding sequence GTGGTCGTGACGTCGCCCGCGCGGGCGAAGCGGAAGGCCCCTTCGAAAACTGGCAGGGCAGTGCCGGCGGCATCCGCGCCCGGCCTTGCTGCTCGCCTTGCGGCGACGCGGCTTCTGGCGGCGGTCGTTGAGGCCAGGACGCCGCTCGACGGCATGACGGATGGCCAGCACGGCCATCCGCAATACCGCGCGCTCGACGAGCGCGACCGTGGACTGGTACGGGCGATCCTCGTCTCGGCGCTGCGTCACCGCAAGACGATCGAGGCGATGATTGCCGAACGTCTGGACCGGCCGCTGCCTGCCAATGCACACACGCTGTCGCATATCCTGCACGTGGCGCTGGCGCAGATGCTCTTCCTTGACGTGCCCGACAGCGCGGCGGTCGATCTCGCGGTAGAGCAGGCCAAGGCCGATCCGCGCACGCAGCGCTTCGCCTCGCTGGTCAACGCGGTCCTGCGCGGGATCGGGCGCGACAAGGAACAGGCGCTGCCGCGCCTTCTGTCCGCCACGCGCGACGCGCCCGACTGGTTCGTGCGGCGGATGGAAGCGGCCTATGGTGCCGCCCAGACCGACGCGATCCTCGCCGCGCACCGGCTCGAGCCGCCGATCGACTTCACGGTGAAGAATGACGCCGCCGGCTGGGCAGAGAAGTTTGGCGGCATCGTCCTACCCACGGGCTCGGTCCGCCTCGCCGGGCTCGACCGCGCCGTGTCGGACCTGCCGGGCTATGCCGAAGGCTCCTGGTGGGTGCAGGACGCCGCCGCGGCCCTGCCGGCGAAGCTGATGGGGGATGTGGCCGGCAAGCGCGTCGCCGACCTGTGCGCCGCGCCCGGCGGCAAGACGGCGCAGCTCGCGGTAGCCGGTGCGAAGGTCACGGCTGTGGAGATTTCAGCCAACCGGCTGAAGCGCCTGGCAACGAATCTTGCCCGCCTGGGGCTCGAAGCCGAGCTGGTGTCGGCCGACCTCACGACGTTTGAGCCGGCGGAACAATTCGAGGCAGTCCTGCTCGATGCGCCGTGCTCCTCGACCGGCACGGTCAGGCGTCATCCGGACGTGCTGTGGACCAAGACGGAAGCGGACATCGCCAAGCTCGCCGAAGTGCAGCGCGCCCTGCTCGGGCATGCCGCGCGTCTCGTCAAGACCGGCGGGACGCTGGTCTTCTCCAACTGCTCGCTCGATCCGCTGGAGGGCGAAAATCTCGTCCGCGCATTCCTCGCCGAAACGCCTGATCTGTCGCTCGACCCGATCCGACCCGACGAGATCGCTGGCATTGCCGGATTCGTAACGCCCGATGGCTTCCTGCGTACCACGCCGGCCGGACTGCCGATGGAGACCGCCCAACTTTCCGGCCTCGACGGCTTCTTCGCCGCGCGCCTGAGGAAGCTCTGA
- a CDS encoding GNAT family N-acetyltransferase: MVMELIGEEPETPIDCPVLVTDRLVMRPPHVDDLPDLAGLANNRRVAEMLARMPHPYGEAEARAFIAAAAERRFGCVHALTLADNGAFIGCAGLNPTDRGLELGYWIGEPFWGHGYATEAAQALVDVAFRTTVIDALNVSCRVINPASRRVIHKCGFQYAGQGMLNSIVAGQVPVERYRLDRRTWIGLRAWSPGMTRLMSA; this comes from the coding sequence ATGGTCATGGAACTCATCGGGGAAGAACCTGAAACGCCGATAGATTGTCCGGTGCTCGTCACGGACCGGCTGGTCATGCGCCCGCCGCACGTCGACGACCTGCCGGACCTGGCGGGCCTCGCCAACAACCGCAGGGTCGCGGAGATGCTCGCCCGCATGCCGCACCCCTATGGCGAGGCGGAGGCCCGCGCCTTCATCGCCGCCGCAGCCGAACGCCGCTTCGGCTGCGTCCACGCGCTGACGCTCGCCGACAATGGCGCCTTCATCGGCTGCGCCGGGCTCAACCCCACCGACCGAGGGCTGGAGCTCGGCTACTGGATCGGCGAGCCGTTCTGGGGGCACGGCTACGCAACCGAGGCGGCGCAGGCGCTGGTAGACGTCGCCTTCCGGACGACGGTCATCGACGCGCTCAACGTCTCCTGCCGTGTCATCAATCCGGCCTCGCGCCGGGTGATCCACAAATGCGGTTTCCAGTATGCAGGACAGGGCATGCTGAACTCGATCGTCGCCGGCCAGGTGCCGGTGGAGCGCTACCGGCTCGACCGGCGCACATGGATCGGGCTGAGGGCCTGGAGCCCGGGAATGACGCGCCTGATGAGCGCCTGA
- a CDS encoding nicotinate-nucleotide adenylyltransferase, with product MPHVEKGMAVGLFGGSFNPPHAGHVLVAEIAMRRLELDQLWWIVTPGNPLKIGRELKPLEERIRLSEKITDDPKIKVTAFEASYHVRYTADTLALVKARNPGVNFVWIMGADSLRDFHRWQRWQAIAMTFPIAVIDRPGATLAFLSSKMAKTFDYARRDEDDAPLLARTPAPAWTFIHGPRSTLSSTAIRDGLVKA from the coding sequence ATGCCGCATGTCGAGAAGGGCATGGCGGTCGGCCTGTTCGGCGGGTCGTTCAACCCGCCGCATGCCGGGCACGTTCTGGTCGCCGAGATCGCCATGCGGCGGCTGGAGCTGGACCAGCTCTGGTGGATCGTGACCCCCGGCAATCCGCTGAAAATCGGGCGCGAGCTGAAGCCGCTGGAAGAGCGCATCCGGCTTTCCGAGAAGATCACCGACGATCCGAAGATCAAGGTCACCGCCTTCGAGGCGAGCTATCACGTCCGCTACACGGCCGACACGCTGGCGCTGGTCAAGGCGCGCAATCCCGGCGTGAACTTCGTCTGGATCATGGGCGCGGATTCGCTGCGCGACTTCCACCGCTGGCAGCGCTGGCAGGCGATCGCGATGACCTTCCCGATCGCGGTCATCGACCGTCCGGGCGCCACGCTGGCCTTCCTGTCGTCGAAGATGGCGAAGACCTTCGACTACGCCCGCCGCGACGAGGACGACGCGCCGCTGCTCGCCCGCACACCGGCGCCGGCCTGGACCTTCATCCACGGCCCGCGCTCGACGCTCTCCTCCACGGCCATCCGCGACGGTCTGGTGAAGGCTTGA
- the proB gene encoding glutamate 5-kinase — MISSLASHRRITVKIGSALLVDRSKGLKAEWLASLVADIAGLWAQGTEVLVVSSGAIALGRTILGLGKRVLKLEESQAAAAVGQIALARAWSEELARHGLKSGQVLVTLGDTEERRRYLNARATIGTLLKLKAVPVINENDTVATSEIRYGDNDRLAARVATMMGGDLLVLLSDIDGLYTAPPAFNPDAKHIPLVERITPEIDAMAGGAASELSRGGMRTKIDAGKIATAAGTAMIITQGDRMNPLSAIDRGETCTWFAPAHNPVRGYKSWIAGQLEPAGRLTVDAGAITALLSGKSLLPAGVKLVSGDFARGDTVAILDPEGREVARGLVAYDAADAVRIAGLKTTEIADALGYEPRSAMVHRDDLVVSRTVAQRMEG, encoded by the coding sequence ATGATCAGCTCCCTCGCCTCGCACCGCCGCATCACCGTCAAGATCGGCTCCGCGCTGCTTGTCGACCGCTCGAAGGGCCTGAAGGCCGAGTGGCTGGCTTCGCTGGTCGCCGACATTGCCGGGCTGTGGGCGCAGGGAACTGAGGTGCTGGTCGTCTCGTCCGGCGCCATAGCGCTCGGCCGCACCATCCTCGGGCTCGGCAAGCGCGTCCTGAAGCTGGAGGAGAGCCAGGCGGCGGCGGCCGTCGGCCAGATCGCGCTGGCGCGGGCCTGGTCCGAGGAGCTGGCGCGGCACGGGCTGAAATCCGGCCAGGTTCTGGTGACGCTCGGCGACACGGAGGAGCGCCGGCGCTATCTCAACGCCCGCGCGACGATCGGCACGCTGCTGAAGCTCAAGGCGGTGCCGGTGATCAACGAGAACGACACGGTCGCGACGAGCGAGATCCGCTACGGCGACAACGACCGGCTGGCCGCGCGCGTCGCCACAATGATGGGCGGCGACCTGCTGGTCCTGCTCTCCGACATAGACGGCCTCTACACCGCCCCGCCCGCCTTCAATCCGGATGCGAAGCACATCCCGCTCGTGGAGCGGATCACGCCGGAGATCGACGCGATGGCCGGGGGCGCAGCCTCGGAACTCTCGCGCGGAGGCATGCGCACCAAAATCGATGCCGGCAAGATCGCAACCGCCGCCGGCACCGCGATGATCATCACGCAAGGCGACCGGATGAACCCGCTTTCGGCAATCGACCGCGGCGAGACATGCACCTGGTTCGCCCCGGCGCACAACCCTGTGCGCGGCTACAAGAGCTGGATCGCGGGACAGCTCGAACCGGCTGGACGGCTGACCGTCGACGCCGGTGCAATCACCGCACTTCTGTCGGGCAAGTCGCTGCTGCCGGCGGGCGTCAAGCTCGTCTCGGGCGACTTTGCCCGCGGCGACACGGTGGCGATCCTGGACCCCGAGGGCCGCGAGGTCGCGCGCGGCCTTGTTGCCTATGACGCGGCGGATGCCGTAAGGATCGCCGGGCTGAAGACGACGGAGATCGCCGACGCGCTCGGCTACGAGCCGCGCTCGGCGATGGTGCATCGCGACGACCTGGTGGTCTCCCGCACGGTCGCCCAGCGGATGGAGGGCTGA